One Moorella sp. E308F genomic region harbors:
- a CDS encoding sensor histidine kinase, translating into MTLRWRLTLLVTVILTLTFLVLGSLVYILMGRYLTSAIDRSLAFRAKEVISSIKVESNFLRQQRITLPDVNVFAAPDIFLQVVDREGFVVTRSSNLGRQTLPVGPQTLIQAHQGIDFFTTESIDNYPLRIYNVPLLLKGQPVGILQVARLLSPVKKTLSDLRRVLIFLGLVAVLIATILGYILARAALRPIERLTQVAAQIGEGRDLAQRVPYHGPMDEIGRLAATFNAMLGRLQRAYTRLEEAYSAQRRFVADASHELRTPLTTIRGNIDLLRKMKGADMATQEEALADIASEAERMSRLVNDLLTLARADAGLEIKREPLEIAGLLQEIVRQAPLLGEATFTARGLESLTGQQVLGNRDYLKQLLFILLDNAFKYTPAGGRIELAAAVEHEKLIIQVKDTGPGIAPEDLEHIFERFYRADATRSSGGTGLGLAIARWIVEQHQGEIKVESRVGEGTTFMVILPLLKAI; encoded by the coding sequence ATGACCCTGCGCTGGCGTCTAACCCTTTTAGTCACTGTTATCCTGACCCTCACCTTTCTCGTTCTGGGAAGCCTGGTCTATATTCTCATGGGCCGCTATCTGACCAGCGCCATTGATCGTTCCCTGGCCTTCCGCGCCAAGGAGGTTATCAGTTCTATAAAAGTTGAAAGCAATTTCCTGCGCCAGCAGCGCATCACCCTGCCCGATGTTAATGTCTTTGCTGCACCCGATATCTTTTTGCAAGTAGTCGATAGGGAGGGCTTTGTCGTTACCAGATCCAGCAATCTAGGTCGCCAGACCCTGCCCGTAGGACCCCAAACCTTAATCCAGGCCCACCAGGGAATTGATTTCTTTACCACGGAGTCTATTGATAATTACCCCTTAAGGATTTATAATGTTCCTCTTTTGCTCAAGGGCCAGCCGGTGGGCATACTGCAGGTAGCCCGTCTCCTCAGTCCCGTAAAAAAAACCTTGAGTGACCTGCGGCGGGTACTTATCTTCCTGGGCCTGGTTGCTGTTTTGATTGCCACCATCCTGGGATATATCCTGGCCCGGGCAGCCCTCAGGCCCATTGAGCGCCTGACCCAGGTAGCGGCCCAAATAGGGGAGGGAAGGGACCTGGCCCAGCGCGTCCCCTACCATGGCCCCATGGACGAGATCGGCCGGCTGGCGGCTACCTTTAATGCCATGCTGGGGCGCCTGCAAAGAGCCTACACCCGGCTGGAGGAAGCCTACAGCGCCCAGCGCCGCTTTGTCGCCGATGCTTCCCATGAACTGCGTACTCCCCTGACTACCATTCGCGGCAACATCGATTTATTGCGCAAAATGAAGGGTGCCGACATGGCCACCCAGGAAGAAGCCCTGGCCGATATTGCCAGCGAAGCTGAACGCATGAGCCGCCTGGTCAATGATCTCCTCACCCTGGCCCGGGCGGACGCCGGGCTGGAAATCAAACGCGAGCCCCTGGAAATAGCCGGGCTTTTACAGGAAATAGTCCGCCAGGCTCCCCTGCTGGGCGAGGCAACTTTTACAGCCAGGGGCCTTGAAAGCCTCACCGGACAGCAGGTTCTGGGCAACCGGGATTATTTAAAGCAGCTGCTCTTTATCTTGCTGGACAACGCTTTTAAATATACTCCTGCCGGAGGCAGGATCGAGCTGGCGGCAGCAGTTGAACATGAAAAACTGATAATCCAGGTGAAAGATACCGGTCCCGGCATTGCTCCTGAGGATCTGGAGCACATTTTTGAACGTTTTTACCGCGCCGACGCCACCCGGAGCAGCGGCGGTACCGGCCTGGGGCTGGCCATAGCCCGCTGGATTGTCGAGCAACACCAGGGGGAGATCAAGGTAGAAAGCAGGGTAGGGGAGGGCACCACTTTCATGGTTATCCTCCCGTTGTTAAAGGCCATATAA
- a CDS encoding HAD family hydrolase: protein MLIYEVPGRRIEIHQVVLDFNGTIACDGQLLPGVAGRLQALAERLKVYILTADTFGTAAAACRNLPVVLTKVDSQAGGPDKERIITELGAEHTAAIGNGVNDAQMLGRAALGLLVLGPEGAAFQAMQQADMVFTDILDALDFLLKPQRVVATLRP, encoded by the coding sequence ATGCTAATTTATGAAGTACCCGGGCGCAGGATAGAAATTCACCAGGTTGTCCTGGACTTTAACGGTACCATTGCCTGCGACGGCCAGCTCCTGCCGGGGGTGGCAGGGCGCCTGCAGGCCCTGGCGGAAAGGCTTAAGGTTTATATCCTGACGGCTGATACCTTCGGCACAGCTGCCGCCGCCTGCCGGAACTTGCCGGTGGTATTAACAAAAGTCGACAGCCAGGCCGGCGGGCCGGATAAGGAACGGATAATTACGGAATTAGGAGCAGAACATACAGCTGCCATTGGCAATGGCGTCAATGATGCTCAGATGCTCGGCCGGGCCGCCTTGGGTTTGCTGGTTTTAGGACCCGAAGGAGCCGCCTTCCAGGCCATGCAACAGGCGGACATGGTTTTCACCGATATCCTGGACGCCCTTGATTTCCTCTTAAAACCCCAGCGGGTAGTAGCTACCCTGCGACCGTAG
- a CDS encoding LAGLIDADG family homing endonuclease, whose product MKLTNNARIILEKRYLKKENGVPVETPEEMFRRVARAVAGAEKIFNPSLTEEKVEEYTERFYQLMTSWDFLPNSPTLMNAGRELGQLSACFVLPVDDSMEAIFTAVKDAALIHKSGGGTGFSFSRLRPKNSPVRSTGGVASGPVSFMKVFNAATEAIKQGGTRRGANMGILRVDHPDILEFISCKENNNELTNFNISVGLTKEFMEALARDDYYELKFDGKVYQKLKAQQVFEEIVNHAWANGEPGIIFLDRLNEDNPTPELGEIEATNPCVTGDTWVTTSEGPRQVWELVGRPFTAVVNGRPYATDKEGFFKTATKPVVSLHTREGYSVRLTADHRVLRVVERTRYRIASEWVPVKELKPGDQILLHNHRPLAGWPGELTEGEGYLLGLLVGDGVLKKDSAILSVWAREKAVGDLQAEDGTASVMKLALSYARALPHRSDFTGWMAVKGRDEFRLKSSSLKMLAGRMGMGPGVKTVTPAIERASSDGYRGFLRGLFDCDASVQGSQQKGVSIRLAQSNLDLLRTVQRMLLRLGIVSTIYAERRPAGSRPLPDGKGGTREYEIKAQHELVISGDNLAFFAERIGFGDVDKARKLNSLLASYRRGMNRERFTATVLAIEDDGIEDVYDVQVPGINAFDANGIYAHNCGEQPLLPYEACNLGSLNLANMVREGGVDWKRLAETVYWSVRFLDNVIEINEFPLEKIKAMVMGNRKIGLGVMGWADMLFLLRIPYDTEEAVELGRRVMAFIQKEARQASRKLAEERGSFPNIDRSIYRGQKLRNATCTTIAPTGTISMIAGTSSGIEPVFALAYTKNVLDGESLIEVNPVFRAYIEENFAPNEARLIFQQIAAGTSIHDIKQIPPDMRRVFTTALEIAPEWHIRMQAAFQASTDNAVSKTVNFPPSATREDVRRVYELAYQLGCKGVTVYRSGSREQEVLVSGTKNIATKIPSSQKTHPRPRPKRTCGVTEQVKTGCGKMYITVNYDQEGLIETFITTGSSGGCSGFTEGVSRLISLALRANIAPEAIIDQLTSVSCPNFLRRRATDKSIVGKSCPDIIGRVLAQELKNWHDHGSYQLPSDFSARALAEISATIENQQPSFQPLSPAEEAELIQKGICPECGSNLHFQEGCVTCSCGFSKCG is encoded by the coding sequence ATGAAATTAACGAACAATGCCCGCATAATTCTCGAAAAACGTTACCTAAAGAAAGAAAATGGTGTCCCCGTAGAAACACCGGAGGAGATGTTCCGCCGGGTGGCCAGGGCCGTAGCCGGGGCGGAAAAAATTTTTAACCCCTCATTAACAGAGGAAAAAGTGGAGGAATATACCGAGCGTTTTTACCAGCTTATGACCAGCTGGGACTTTTTACCCAACAGCCCCACCCTGATGAACGCCGGCCGGGAGCTGGGCCAGCTGTCGGCCTGCTTTGTCCTGCCGGTGGACGACAGTATGGAGGCCATCTTTACCGCGGTTAAAGACGCGGCCCTGATTCATAAAAGCGGCGGGGGGACGGGCTTTTCCTTTTCCCGCCTGCGGCCGAAAAACAGCCCCGTACGCTCTACCGGCGGGGTGGCCTCCGGACCCGTATCCTTTATGAAGGTTTTCAATGCCGCCACCGAGGCCATCAAGCAGGGAGGGACCAGGCGGGGGGCCAATATGGGAATTTTACGGGTGGATCACCCCGATATCCTGGAATTTATCAGCTGCAAGGAAAATAACAATGAACTGACCAACTTCAACATCTCCGTGGGCCTGACAAAGGAATTCATGGAAGCCCTGGCCCGGGACGATTACTATGAGCTAAAATTTGACGGTAAAGTATACCAGAAGCTGAAAGCGCAGCAGGTATTCGAGGAAATCGTAAACCATGCCTGGGCCAACGGCGAACCGGGCATCATTTTCCTGGACCGTTTGAATGAAGATAATCCCACTCCTGAACTGGGAGAGATAGAAGCCACCAACCCTTGCGTGACTGGCGATACCTGGGTGACTACAAGTGAAGGCCCGCGCCAGGTATGGGAACTGGTGGGCCGCCCCTTTACAGCAGTAGTCAACGGCCGGCCCTACGCCACAGATAAAGAAGGCTTCTTCAAGACGGCGACAAAGCCGGTCGTCAGCCTGCACACCCGGGAAGGATACAGTGTCCGGCTCACCGCTGACCACCGGGTGCTGCGCGTGGTTGAACGGACGCGCTACCGTATTGCTTCCGAATGGGTCCCGGTCAAAGAGCTGAAGCCCGGCGACCAGATTCTCCTGCATAACCACCGCCCCCTGGCAGGGTGGCCTGGCGAACTGACGGAAGGTGAAGGTTACCTCCTTGGTCTCCTGGTCGGTGACGGCGTCCTCAAGAAGGACAGCGCTATTCTTTCCGTCTGGGCCAGGGAGAAGGCAGTTGGCGACCTGCAGGCAGAAGACGGTACAGCCTCAGTCATGAAGCTGGCTTTAAGCTACGCCAGAGCATTACCCCACCGTTCCGACTTTACCGGCTGGATGGCCGTTAAAGGGCGCGACGAATTCCGCCTCAAGTCATCCAGTCTGAAAATGCTAGCCGGGCGGATGGGTATGGGGCCCGGTGTCAAGACCGTTACCCCGGCAATCGAACGTGCTTCGTCAGACGGCTACCGGGGCTTCCTACGGGGTCTGTTTGACTGCGATGCCTCGGTCCAGGGGAGCCAGCAAAAGGGCGTTAGCATCCGCCTGGCCCAGAGCAACCTTGATCTCCTGCGCACGGTACAGCGCATGCTCCTTCGCCTGGGCATTGTCAGTACCATTTATGCAGAACGGCGTCCGGCCGGTAGCCGGCCCTTGCCCGATGGTAAAGGAGGTACCCGGGAGTATGAGATCAAGGCCCAGCATGAGCTAGTCATCAGCGGGGATAACCTGGCCTTTTTCGCCGAGCGGATCGGCTTTGGCGATGTCGACAAGGCTAGGAAATTAAATTCACTACTTGCGTCTTACCGGCGAGGAATGAATCGTGAGCGCTTTACAGCCACGGTCCTTGCCATCGAAGATGACGGGATCGAAGACGTATATGACGTCCAGGTTCCCGGCATCAACGCCTTCGACGCCAACGGCATCTACGCCCATAACTGCGGGGAACAGCCTCTCTTACCTTATGAAGCCTGTAACCTTGGCTCCCTGAACCTGGCCAATATGGTCCGGGAGGGCGGCGTAGACTGGAAGAGGCTTGCGGAAACAGTTTACTGGTCGGTACGCTTCCTGGACAACGTTATTGAGATCAATGAATTCCCCCTCGAAAAGATAAAGGCCATGGTCATGGGTAACCGGAAAATCGGCCTGGGAGTCATGGGCTGGGCCGATATGCTTTTCTTGCTCCGGATTCCTTATGATACAGAAGAAGCAGTGGAGCTGGGCCGCAGAGTCATGGCCTTTATTCAAAAAGAAGCCCGCCAGGCTTCCCGGAAACTTGCGGAAGAGCGGGGCAGCTTTCCCAATATCGACAGGAGCATTTACCGGGGGCAGAAGCTCCGTAATGCCACCTGCACCACCATTGCCCCTACCGGTACCATCAGCATGATTGCCGGTACCAGTTCAGGGATAGAACCGGTTTTCGCCCTGGCCTATACTAAAAACGTTCTTGATGGCGAAAGTCTTATTGAAGTTAACCCTGTTTTCCGGGCTTATATAGAAGAAAACTTTGCCCCGAACGAGGCCAGGTTAATTTTCCAGCAAATTGCCGCTGGGACAAGTATCCATGATATCAAGCAGATCCCGCCGGATATGCGCCGGGTCTTTACCACAGCCCTGGAAATCGCCCCGGAGTGGCACATCCGCATGCAGGCCGCCTTCCAGGCCAGTACCGATAATGCCGTCTCCAAAACAGTTAATTTCCCGCCCAGCGCCACGAGGGAAGATGTGCGCCGGGTTTACGAGCTGGCCTACCAGCTAGGTTGTAAAGGGGTGACAGTTTACCGTTCCGGCAGCCGGGAACAGGAAGTGCTTGTCAGCGGCACCAAAAATATTGCTACCAAAATTCCCTCCAGCCAGAAAACCCATCCCCGGCCGCGGCCGAAACGTACCTGCGGTGTTACCGAGCAGGTTAAGACGGGCTGCGGTAAAATGTATATCACCGTCAATTATGACCAGGAGGGTTTAATCGAAACCTTTATCACCACCGGCTCTTCCGGCGGCTGCAGCGGTTTTACCGAAGGTGTCAGCCGGCTGATTTCCCTGGCCCTGCGGGCCAATATTGCCCCGGAGGCCATTATTGACCAACTCACCTCGGTAAGCTGCCCCAATTTCTTACGGCGCCGGGCCACCGATAAAAGTATAGTCGGTAAATCCTGCCCGGACATCATCGGCCGCGTCCTAGCCCAGGAGCTAAAAAATTGGCACGACCACGGTTCTTACCAACTACCATCTGATTTCAGCGCCCGCGCCCTGGCCGAGATTAGCGCTACCATTGAAAACCAGCAGCCCAGTTTCCAGCCTTTAAGCCCGGCTGAAGAAGCCGAACTCATCCAGAAAGGCATCTGCCCGGAGTGCGGTTCTAACCTCCATTTCCAGGAAGGCTGTGTCACCTGCAGTTGTGGCTTCAGTAAATGCGGTTAA
- a CDS encoding amino acid ABC transporter ATP-binding protein, producing MIEVRDLHKSFGSLEVLRGINCTIAPREVVVVIGPSGSGKSTFLRCLNLLEIPTRGEIIIDGISLTDPRTDINAVRQEVGMVFQRFNLFPHKTVLENITLAPIKVRRLPAAQAEKLARELLARVGLSDKADSYPEQLSGGQQQRVAIARALAMQPKVMLFDEPTSALDPEMVGEVLAVMKDLAREGMTMVVVTHEMGFAREVGDRVFFMDGGLIVEEGTPDQIFNNCQNPRTRAFLSKIL from the coding sequence ATGATCGAGGTTAGAGACCTCCACAAGAGTTTCGGCTCCCTGGAAGTTTTGCGTGGGATTAACTGTACAATTGCCCCCAGAGAGGTTGTAGTCGTCATCGGTCCCAGCGGCTCCGGGAAAAGCACCTTTCTCCGCTGTCTCAACTTACTGGAAATACCCACCCGGGGGGAGATCATTATTGACGGCATCTCTCTGACGGATCCCCGGACCGATATTAATGCCGTGCGGCAGGAAGTAGGTATGGTCTTCCAGCGCTTTAATCTTTTTCCCCATAAGACGGTGCTGGAGAATATAACCCTGGCACCTATTAAGGTGCGCCGCCTGCCAGCTGCCCAGGCTGAAAAACTGGCCCGGGAACTGTTGGCCAGGGTGGGTTTAAGCGATAAAGCCGATTCTTACCCCGAACAGCTCTCGGGAGGCCAGCAGCAGCGGGTAGCCATTGCCCGCGCCCTGGCCATGCAGCCCAAGGTAATGCTCTTTGATGAACCCACCTCGGCCCTGGACCCGGAAATGGTCGGCGAGGTACTGGCAGTAATGAAAGATCTGGCCCGGGAGGGCATGACCATGGTGGTTGTAACCCATGAAATGGGTTTTGCCCGAGAAGTAGGCGACCGGGTGTTCTTTATGGATGGGGGTTTGATTGTTGAAGAAGGAACACCGGACCAGATCTTTAATAATTGCCAGAACCCGCGCACCAGGGCGTTCCTGAGTAAAATTCTTTGA
- a CDS encoding glycosyltransferase family 4 protein: MHIGIFTDSYLPYTSGVVRSIVTFSNELRRLGHRVSIFAPSYGNSRPEKDIYRFHSLRAPTFKEFALAIPVAPALPRVLRELRIDLIHVHSPFLMGQLGARMARQLGLPLVATYHTLYEEYVHYFPLAPRLMRKAVRHYTVSFCNRCQLVITPTEVITAYLRENGVKVPVVSIPTGIELDRFQNLDSTWLRKYLQLPPEEIILLHVGRLGKEKNITFILQAFAFVHQQVPDTRLVLVGSGPLKETLQSQARSLGINQAVTFAGSFPFEQMPAVYAGADLFIFASVTETQGLVIAEAKAAGLPVVAVKAYGVEEMVVNEKDGFLTSLDINTFSACVLQLVKDLSLRRQMGEQARQNAVAFAAAAMARRLEAQYQLLLR; this comes from the coding sequence TTGCATATAGGTATTTTTACAGATAGTTATTTGCCATATACCAGCGGGGTAGTCAGATCCATTGTCACCTTCAGTAATGAACTACGGCGCCTGGGGCACCGGGTATCCATTTTTGCTCCCAGCTATGGTAACTCCAGGCCCGAAAAAGATATCTACCGTTTCCATTCACTAAGGGCACCAACCTTTAAAGAATTTGCCCTGGCCATCCCGGTGGCGCCGGCTTTACCCCGGGTCTTGCGGGAGTTAAGGATTGACCTTATCCATGTACATTCCCCTTTTTTAATGGGGCAACTGGGGGCACGGATGGCCAGGCAGCTGGGGTTACCGCTGGTGGCCACTTATCACACCCTTTATGAAGAATATGTGCACTATTTTCCCCTGGCACCCAGGCTGATGCGCAAAGCAGTCCGCCATTATACCGTATCTTTTTGTAACCGTTGCCAGCTGGTAATTACACCGACAGAGGTTATTACCGCTTACTTACGGGAAAACGGCGTCAAAGTACCGGTGGTTAGTATCCCCACTGGTATTGAACTGGACCGCTTTCAAAACCTCGATTCCACCTGGTTGCGCAAATACCTACAGCTGCCACCGGAGGAAATCATTCTCCTCCATGTCGGGCGCCTGGGTAAGGAAAAAAACATCACCTTTATCCTGCAGGCCTTTGCTTTTGTACACCAGCAGGTACCGGATACCCGCCTAGTTCTGGTGGGCAGCGGCCCCTTAAAGGAAACTCTGCAAAGCCAGGCCCGTTCTTTAGGAATCAACCAGGCCGTCACCTTTGCTGGGTCTTTTCCCTTTGAACAAATGCCGGCCGTCTATGCGGGGGCCGACTTGTTTATTTTTGCTTCAGTCACCGAAACCCAGGGACTGGTAATCGCGGAAGCCAAGGCTGCCGGCCTGCCGGTAGTAGCCGTTAAGGCCTACGGTGTCGAGGAAATGGTTGTCAATGAAAAAGATGGTTTTTTAACTTCGTTAGATATAAATACCTTTAGCGCCTGTGTGTTGCAATTAGTTAAGGATTTAAGCCTCCGGCGGCAGATGGGCGAACAGGCCCGTCAAAATGCCGTAGCCTTTGCAGCAGCAGCCATGGCCCGCCGCCTGGAGGCCCAGTATCAATTATTATTACGTTAA
- a CDS encoding CBS and ACT domain-containing protein produces the protein MFVRDHMTPNPITVTRETSVLDALELMKKHKIRRLPVVQDGRLVGLVTERDILRVSPSPASTLSAFEVNYLVAKMTVKDAMIKRPITVPPDMTIEEAALLMREHKIDNLLVMEKEKLVGIITQTDLFEALIKLFGLRRPGVRVTLEVEDRIGVLANIARRVADAGINIINVANRHKDDVHTYVVLRLATDDVSALLPALEAEGYRAIHVSSYNG, from the coding sequence ATGTTTGTCCGCGACCATATGACTCCCAATCCCATTACAGTTACCAGGGAGACTTCCGTCCTGGATGCCCTCGAGCTAATGAAGAAGCATAAAATCCGGCGCTTACCTGTGGTCCAGGATGGACGGCTGGTAGGGTTGGTTACTGAACGGGATATCTTGAGGGTTTCTCCTTCCCCGGCTTCAACTCTCAGCGCCTTTGAAGTCAATTACCTGGTAGCCAAGATGACGGTTAAAGATGCCATGATTAAACGCCCCATTACCGTTCCTCCGGATATGACCATTGAAGAGGCGGCTCTTTTGATGCGGGAGCATAAAATCGACAACCTCCTGGTCATGGAAAAGGAAAAGCTCGTCGGTATTATTACCCAGACCGACCTCTTTGAGGCCTTGATTAAACTCTTCGGCCTGCGGCGCCCGGGTGTGAGGGTTACCCTGGAAGTAGAAGACCGCATTGGCGTCCTGGCTAACATTGCCCGGCGGGTAGCAGACGCCGGCATCAATATTATTAACGTTGCCAACCGCCATAAAGACGATGTCCATACCTATGTCGTCCTGCGGCTGGCAACGGATGATGTCAGCGCTCTCTTACCCGCTCTGGAAGCCGAAGGCTACCGGGCAATTCACGTGAGTTCTTACAACGGCTAA
- a CDS encoding amino acid ABC transporter permease codes for MGLVIQSLPYLLLGAVQTLKITLVAVSLGCVFGLIAGLGRLSRRRLTSFLATCYVDFFRGTPLLVQIFIVYYGFPQLLNEGQQFLMTHFGLPQLLQTTHIPVFVAATVSTSLNSGAYVAEIFRAGIQSIERGQVEAARSLGMTERQTMRYIVLPQAFKRVIPPLGNEFIAMLKDTSLLSVIGYVELTRHGQLISAATFRPLEVYFAVALIYLVMTFTISRLVDYLERRLRTGDHDRG; via the coding sequence TTGGGCTTAGTTATCCAATCCCTGCCCTATTTATTGCTGGGGGCCGTGCAAACTTTAAAGATAACCCTGGTTGCCGTTTCATTAGGGTGCGTTTTCGGGCTTATTGCCGGGTTGGGTCGCCTCTCCCGCCGGCGGCTGACCAGTTTTCTGGCTACGTGTTATGTTGATTTTTTCCGGGGTACGCCTTTACTGGTCCAGATCTTTATTGTGTATTATGGCTTTCCCCAGTTACTGAATGAAGGGCAACAGTTTTTAATGACCCACTTTGGCTTGCCCCAGCTCTTACAAACCACCCACATCCCTGTCTTTGTGGCTGCTACGGTATCTACCAGCCTGAATAGCGGCGCCTATGTGGCCGAGATTTTCCGGGCCGGTATTCAATCCATTGAAAGAGGCCAGGTGGAGGCGGCCCGTTCCCTGGGCATGACGGAAAGGCAGACCATGCGGTATATCGTCCTGCCCCAGGCCTTCAAGAGAGTTATTCCACCTTTAGGTAATGAATTTATCGCTATGCTCAAGGATACCTCTCTTCTCTCCGTTATCGGTTACGTGGAATTGACCCGCCATGGGCAGCTGATTAGCGCCGCTACCTTCAGACCTCTTGAGGTCTACTTTGCGGTGGCCCTTATTTATTTAGTTATGACCTTTACCATCTCCCGCCTGGTGGATTATCTGGAAAGGAGGCTGAGGACCGGTGACCATGATCGAGGTTAG
- the gltX gene encoding glutamate--tRNA ligase, protein MSKVRVRFAPSPTGSLHIGGARTALFNWLFARHHGGAFILRIDDTDMERSTDISYREILAAMRWLGLDWDEGPEKGGPYGPYLQSQRLEFYRREAARLLNEGKAYLCYCTVEELAARRKIAQAEGRPPMYDRRCRYLTPEDRTRLEKEGRQPVIRLAIPDQGTTTVRDIVRGEVTFENDTIDDFIIVKSNGMPTYNFATVVDDHLMQISHIIRAEEHLSNTPKQILVYEALGYEMPAFAHVPMILAPDRSKLSKRHGATSVEEYRDEGYLPEAIINYLALLGWSPEGEEEIIPLEKMVASFSLERVSKNAAIYDTKKLTWINGHYLREGDLDRITRLAIPFLQAKGLLPDPLPEEDYDHVRAVIAAVRDRVKTLAEVADAASYFFTDVTSYEEKGVRKYFSKPGVAALLDEAREELAALPQFTAAAAEEAYRTLAERKEISTGQLFHPTRLAVTGRTMGPGLFEILELLGRETVLERLSRASRWIRENLG, encoded by the coding sequence TTGTCGAAGGTTCGTGTCCGTTTTGCCCCCAGCCCCACCGGCAGCTTACATATCGGCGGGGCCCGTACAGCATTGTTTAACTGGCTTTTTGCCCGGCACCATGGCGGTGCCTTTATCTTGCGTATTGACGATACCGATATGGAACGTTCAACGGATATTTCCTACCGGGAAATCCTGGCTGCCATGCGCTGGCTGGGCCTGGACTGGGACGAAGGCCCTGAAAAGGGAGGCCCTTATGGACCATATCTTCAGTCCCAGCGGCTGGAGTTTTACCGCCGGGAAGCAGCACGCCTGTTAAATGAAGGTAAAGCCTACCTCTGCTACTGTACCGTGGAAGAACTCGCCGCCCGGCGTAAGATTGCCCAGGCCGAAGGTCGCCCCCCCATGTACGACCGCCGCTGCCGTTATCTTACGCCGGAAGATCGTACCCGCCTGGAGAAGGAGGGTAGGCAGCCGGTTATTCGCCTGGCGATCCCCGACCAAGGGACAACGACGGTCAGGGATATTGTTCGCGGTGAAGTTACCTTTGAGAATGATACTATCGATGATTTCATCATTGTTAAATCCAATGGCATGCCAACCTATAATTTTGCCACCGTGGTTGATGATCACTTAATGCAAATCAGCCATATCATCCGGGCAGAGGAGCACCTCTCCAATACTCCCAAACAGATACTTGTTTATGAAGCATTGGGTTATGAGATGCCGGCCTTTGCCCATGTACCCATGATCCTCGCCCCCGACCGCAGCAAGTTAAGTAAACGCCACGGTGCTACTTCGGTAGAAGAATACCGTGATGAGGGTTACCTGCCGGAAGCTATTATTAACTATCTAGCCCTGCTGGGGTGGTCTCCTGAAGGCGAAGAAGAAATTATTCCCCTGGAAAAGATGGTTGCCAGTTTTTCTCTAGAGCGGGTTTCTAAAAATGCGGCAATATATGATACCAAAAAGTTAACCTGGATTAATGGTCACTACTTGCGAGAGGGTGATCTCGACCGGATTACCCGCCTGGCCATCCCCTTTTTACAGGCTAAAGGGCTCCTTCCTGACCCGTTACCGGAGGAGGACTATGACCATGTCCGGGCTGTCATCGCTGCCGTCCGCGACCGGGTTAAGACCTTGGCCGAAGTAGCCGATGCCGCCAGTTACTTCTTTACCGATGTAACCTCCTATGAGGAAAAGGGTGTCCGCAAGTACTTCAGCAAACCAGGGGTAGCCGCATTGCTGGATGAAGCCAGGGAAGAGCTAGCAGCTTTACCCCAATTTACCGCCGCGGCAGCAGAAGAGGCCTACCGCACCCTGGCAGAAAGGAAGGAAATAAGTACGGGGCAGCTTTTCCATCCCACCCGTTTGGCAGTCACCGGCCGCACTATGGGCCCCGGCCTCTTTGAAATTCTGGAACTCCTGGGTAGGGAAACCGTCCTCGAGCGCCTGTCCCGGGCTTCCAGGTGGATCCGGGAAAACCTGGGTTAG
- a CDS encoding response regulator transcription factor — protein MRTRILVVDDDAKITSMLKRALTYEGYEVEVASNGHQALALAASQPDLIILDIMLPGIDGLAVCRQLRAHSDIPILMLTARDDTADRVLGLDTGADDYLVKPFALEELLARIRALLRRRSRGKEAEILQYSDLSLNTATREGKRGGRTFTLTAKEYELLAYFLQNPLRVLTRDELMTRIWGYDFSGESNVLEVYIGYLRSKLEAGGEPRLIQTVRGVGYVLKEQQP, from the coding sequence TTGCGGACCCGCATCCTGGTTGTCGATGACGACGCCAAAATAACCTCCATGCTAAAAAGGGCTCTGACCTACGAAGGTTATGAGGTAGAAGTCGCCAGCAACGGGCATCAGGCCCTGGCCCTGGCGGCCAGCCAGCCCGATCTCATTATCCTTGATATCATGCTGCCCGGCATTGACGGTCTAGCCGTATGCCGGCAGTTGCGGGCCCACAGTGATATTCCCATCCTCATGCTGACGGCTCGGGATGATACCGCCGACCGGGTCCTGGGCCTGGATACCGGAGCCGACGACTACCTGGTTAAACCCTTCGCCCTGGAAGAACTGCTCGCTCGCATCCGCGCCCTCCTGCGGCGACGGTCGCGGGGCAAAGAGGCAGAAATCCTCCAGTACAGCGATTTATCCTTAAATACTGCCACCCGGGAGGGAAAAAGGGGAGGACGCACCTTCACCCTCACGGCCAAGGAATATGAACTCCTGGCTTATTTCCTGCAAAATCCCCTCCGGGTCCTTACCCGCGACGAACTCATGACTCGCATCTGGGGTTATGATTTCAGCGGCGAATCCAACGTCCTGGAAGTTTACATTGGTTATTTACGTTCCAAGTTGGAAGCCGGGGGCGAACCGCGCCTCATCCAGACGGTCCGCGGGGTGGGCTACGTCCTTAAGGAGCAACAGCCATGA